Proteins encoded within one genomic window of Thermogemmata fonticola:
- a CDS encoding gamma-glutamyl-gamma-aminobutyrate hydrolase family protein, producing the protein MASVRTKESKSTPSVRSVARPVIGINMDVIAERGVTPHLRLNLGYLDAIWAAGGMPLLIPPLRKDSLSELDSLLERLSGVLLTGGADMDPRRNGQSLTAAVHPMPERREEVDRYLLAWIFQRKLPVLGIGVGMQQLNVFAGGTLFLHLPHDNPRAMPHYDHTGAPHRHMVLIEPNTRLQDIYGTPELRVNSMHHQAVHQLGRRMRVAARSPDGVVEAIESTDPNWFCVGVQWHPEDETASALDMQIFECFVQAAARSGSALSVAA; encoded by the coding sequence ATGGCATCCGTTCGCACGAAAGAAAGCAAGAGCACACCTTCCGTTCGTTCCGTAGCGCGCCCGGTCATTGGCATCAATATGGATGTGATCGCCGAGCGAGGCGTGACCCCGCATTTGCGTCTGAATCTAGGGTATTTGGATGCCATCTGGGCGGCTGGTGGTATGCCTCTGTTGATTCCGCCGCTGCGTAAGGATTCTTTGTCAGAGCTGGATAGCTTGTTGGAACGCCTCTCTGGTGTGTTACTGACCGGTGGAGCGGACATGGACCCTCGGCGCAATGGCCAGTCGCTGACCGCTGCTGTGCATCCGATGCCGGAGCGACGGGAAGAGGTCGATCGCTATTTGCTGGCGTGGATATTCCAGCGGAAGCTGCCGGTCTTGGGCATCGGAGTAGGGATGCAACAGTTGAATGTATTCGCCGGTGGGACATTGTTTTTGCATCTCCCGCACGACAATCCCCGCGCCATGCCGCATTATGACCACACGGGAGCACCCCACCGACATATGGTCTTGATTGAGCCGAATACCCGTTTGCAGGACATTTATGGCACGCCGGAATTGCGGGTTAATAGCATGCACCACCAGGCGGTCCATCAACTCGGACGGCGAATGCGGGTGGCGGCTCGTTCTCCGGATGGAGTCGTCGAAGCTATTGAGTCTACCGACCCGAATTGGTTCTGTGTCGGGGTCCAGTGGCATCCCGAGGATGAAACCGCTAGCGCGTTGGACATGCAGATCTTCGAGTGCTTCGTGCAGGCGGCAGCTCGGAGCGGAAGTGCTTTGAGTGTGGCGGCGTGA